In Silene latifolia isolate original U9 population chromosome X, ASM4854445v1, whole genome shotgun sequence, the following proteins share a genomic window:
- the LOC141619210 gene encoding uncharacterized protein LOC141619210: MASSTSIDTTTTTNGDAPPPEITIDYISSDQLTPLSNPDTQIQGLIAGLESKNWIEVCESLNDTRRLALYHSDLLLPLIEPVMLILVKSIKNPRSALCKTTIMTAADIFTAYRDKLLEPTLSGAFDNLLLQLLLKASQDKRFVCEEADKTLNSMVQSITPLPVLQKLQTYAGHHNPKVRAKAATSLSNCVSRMSLEELQEFGLVLLVQSAAKLLNDRLPDAREAARNIIMSVYKLYPENEEQKQESWQNFCESNLPALHGQSIIKITTSH; encoded by the exons atggcttCCTCTACCTCCATTGACACTACTACTACCACTAATGGCGACGCTCCTCCTCCTGAAATCACCATCGATTACATTTCTTCCGATCAACTTACTCCTCTCTCTAACCCTGATACTCAGATTCAG GGGTTGATTGCGGGTTTGGAATCAAAGAATTGGATTGAAGTTTGTGAATCATTGAATGATACTCGGAGACTGGCTCTTTACCACTCTGATCTCTTGCTTCCGTTGAT TGAACCAGTTATGCTGATATTGGTGAAGTCCATAAAAAACCCGAGAAGTGCTTTGTGCAAGACAACAATCATGACTGCTGCTGATATCTTTACTGCCTATCGTGATAAGCTATTGGAGCCTACTTTATCGGGTGCATTTGATAACCTG CTTCTGCAACTATTGCTGAAAGCATCTCAAGACAAGCGGTTTGTGTGCGAGGAAGCAGACAAGACCTTAAACTCAATGGTTCAGTCTATCACTCCTCTTCCTGTACTCCAAAAGCTTCAGACATATGCTGGACATCACAATCCTAAAGTTAGAGCTAAAGCTGCTACATCCCTCTCTAACTGTGTCTCCCGAATG AGTCTTGAAGAACTTCAGGAATTTGGTCTGGTTTTACTGGTTCAATCAGCAGCTAAATTGTTGAACGACAGGCTACCAGATGCCAGGGAAGCTGCTCGGAACATTATCATGTCAGTCTACAAGCTATATCctgaaaatgaagaacaaaagcaagAATCATGGCAAAACTTTTGCGAGTCTAATCTTCCAGCTCTTCATGGTCAATCCATAATCAAAATCACGACGAGTCATTAG
- the LOC141619208 gene encoding putative histone-arginine methyltransferase 1.4: MADNSSKRLEFTLASVSFLASSSSAAASSPLSSPSSAVFSADSGVAELRFHHVAKPNSSLLIDLSNAQLFKLSPVESICVSEGGSENKEESYAKGVTIRFRNEEESSAFHCTFEQWKIEATKGSRLPNGIVSSLKCKFDDKTEASSAKMYFHYYGQLLHQQNMMQDYVRTGTYYAAVMENRVDFNGKVVVDVGAGSGILSLFAAQAGAKHVYAVEASEMADYARKLIAGNPALAERITVIKGKVEEVELPEKADVLISEPMGTLLVNERMLESYIIARDRFLVPMGKMFPGVGRIHMAPFSDEHLFVEIASKALFWQQQNYFGVDLSSLHGSAFEGYFTQPVVDAFDPRLLVAPAISHVIDFSTTKEEQLYEIDIPLKFTAAVGLRVHGLACWFDVLFDGSSVQRWLTTAPGAPTTHWYQLRCVLAQPIYVMAGQEITGRLHMVAHNNQSYTIYLTLSAKMWGAGAEQGGILQTSTGKMELKEPYYRMSQPQIQPQAYATQDQQPQQLLQQQDMNIQALDIEGTELLRQELENADVHIR, from the exons ATGGCGGACAATTCCTCTAAACGCCTCGAATTCACTTTAGCTTCCGTCTCTTTCctcgcctcctcctcctccgccgcCGCTTCTTCTCCTCTCTCTTCGCCGTCTTCCGCTGTCTTCTCCGCCGATTCTGGTGTCGCCGAACTTCGATTTCACCATGTCGCTAAACCTAATTCTAGCTTACTTATTGATCTTTCCAACGCTCAG TTATTTAAGTTGAGTCCAGTTGAATCGATATGCGTGAGCGAAGGAGGATCCGAAAATAAAGAG GAGTCATACGCGAAGGGAGTGACTATTCGATTTAGAAATGAGGAGGAAAGTTCGGCCTTTCATTGCACGTTTGAGCAATGGAAGATAGAAGCAACAAAAG GATCACGGCTTCCAAATGGGATAGTATCTAGTTTGAAATGTAAATTTGATGACAAGACTGAGGCATCATCGGCTAAAATGTATTTTCATTATTATGGGCAACTGCTCCATCAGCAGAATATGATGCAGGACTACGTGAGGACAG gtacctattacgcggCTGTGATGGAGAATCGTGTAGATTTTAATGGGAAGGTGGTAGTTGATGTTGGGGCTGGTAGTGGTATTCTGTCATTGTTTGCCGCACAG GCTGGAGCAAAGCATGTATATGCTGTAGAAGCTTCGGAGATGGCTGATTATGCACGTAAGCTTATTGCAGGCAATCCGGCTTTGGCTGAACGAATAACG GTGATTAAAGGCAAGGTTGAAGAAGTAGAGCTGCCTGAAAAGGCTGACGTACTAATCTCTGAACCTATGG GCACATTGTTGGTTAATGAAAGAATGTTGGAGTCTTATATTATTGCTCGTGATCGATTTCTTGTTCCAATGGGGAAAATGTTCCCTGGAGTTGGAAG AATACACATGGCACCATTCAGCGATGAACATCTGTTCGTTGAAATTGCAAGCAAG GCACTCTTCTGGCAGCAGCAAAATTATTTTGGGGTAGATTTGAGCTCCTTGCATGGATCAGCCTTCGAAGGTTATTTTACACAG CCTGTGGTAGATGCTTTTGACCCGCGATTGCTTGTTGCACCGGCAATCAGCCACGTGATAGACTTTTCAACAACAAAG GAAGAGCAGTTGTATGAAATTGACATTCCATTGAAGTTTACGGCAGCCGTGGGATTAAGAGTGCATGGGTTAGCTTGTTGGTTTGATGTTTTATTTGACGGAAG TTCTGTCCAAAGGTGGCTTACAACAGCACCTGGTGCACCAACAACGCACTGGTATCAATTACGCTGCGTCCTTGCCCAACCTATTTATGTAATGGCTGGACAAGAAATTACGGGCCGTCTTCACATGGTTGCGCACAATAATCAGAGCTATACCATATATCTTACATTGTCAG CTAAAATGTGGGGTGCTGGCGCTGAGCAAGGAGGCATTCTTCAGACTTCAACCGGAAAAATGGAATTAAAAGAGCCCTATTATAGGATGTCCCAGCCTCAAATCCAACCTCAGGCCTACGCTACACAAGATCAGCAACCACAACAGCTTTTACAGCAACAG GATATGAACATCCAAGCACTGGATATTGAAGGAACTGAATTATTACGACAAGAATTAGAAAACGCAGATGTTCATATTCGATAG
- the LOC141622547 gene encoding xyloglucan 6-xylosyltransferase 2-like has protein sequence MFNWSTIQVQASQLHKSFKNIKVIILCIVLVLLLFFSMFFENDFSTFKSYQLLEINNTLSNIVFSSNERTYIAGENRTLNFVNTTIETPINPNPNSYESIEIANILEDEELIIDTKIPNKTYTLGPKISNWDKKRAKWLKKNPNFPNFIQPNKPRVLLISGSSPKSCENKIGDYYLLKSIKNKMDYCRIHGLEIYYNMVLLDDEMSGFWVKLPLIRKLMLSHPEFEFIWWMDSDAMFTDMTFELPWERYRNVNLILHGWKEMVYDDKNWVGLNTGSFLLRNGQWGLDLLDSWAPMGPRGPVRDEAGILLSRELKGRPVFEADDQSALVYLLATQRAKWGGKVYLENEYYLHGYWGIIVDKYEEYVRDYRPGFGDNRWPLITHFVGCKPCSKSGDYPAERCLKQMERAYNFGDNQVMEMYGFRHKSLGSTRVVKVENESRGSVEGKDVVDLLHPPFKAIKFAASLV, from the coding sequence atgtTTAATTGGTCTACTATTCAAGTACAAGCTTCTCAATTACACAAATCATTCAAAAACATAAAGGTGATAATACTATGCATTGTTTTAGttcttttactatttttctctatgttttttgaaaatgatttttcTACTTTCAAGTCTTACCAATTGCTAGAGATTAACAACACTTTATCCAACATTGTTTTTAGTTCAAATGAGCGCACTTATATCGCGGGTGAAAATCGAACCCTCAACTTTGTTAATACCACCATTGAAACCCCAATTAATCCTAACCCTAATAGTTATGAATCAATTGAGATTGCAAATATTTTGGAAGATGAAGAATTAATAATAGATACAAAAATACCCAATAAAACATACACTTTAGGGCCAAAGATCTCAAATTGGGATAAAAAAAGAGCAAAATGGTTGAAAAAAAATCCTAATTTTCCAAATTTTATTCAACCCAATAAACCTAGAGTACTTTTAATTAGTGGGTCATCCCCAAAATCATGTGAAAATAAAATTGGTGATTATTAtttattaaaatcaattaaaaataaaatggattattGTAGAATACATGGGTTAGAAATTTATTATAATATGGTTTTATTAGATGATGAAATGTCAGGATTTTGGGTTAAATTACCATTAATTAGGAAATTAATGTTATCACATCCtgaatttgaatttatttggtgGATGGATAGTGATGCAATGTTTACTGATATGACATTTGAATTACCTTGGGAAAGATATAGAAATGTAAATTTAATTTTACATGGATGGAAAGAAATGGTTTACGATGATAAAAATTGGGTCGGGTTAAATACAGGTAGTTTTTTATTAAGGAATGGGCAATGGGGTTTGGATTTACTCGATTCGTGGGCCCCGATGGGGCCTAGGGGCCCGGTTAGGGACGAAGCTGGGATTTTATTGAGTAGGGAACTTAAGGGTAGGCCGGTTTTTGAAGCGGATGATCAGAGTGCATTGGTGTATTTATTGGCCACGCAGCGAGCGAAATGGGGTGGGAAGGTGTATTTGGAGAATGAGTATTATTTACATGGGTATTGGGGGATTATTGTTGATAAATATGAGGAGTATGTTAGGGATTATCGTCCCGGGTTTGGTGATAATCGATGGCCTTTGATTACGCATTTTGTTGGGTGTAAACCTTGTTCTAAATCCGGGGATTATCCTGCTGAACGATGTTTGAAACAGATGGAAAGAGCGTATAATTTTGGTGATAATCAGGTTATGGAAATGTATGGTTTTAGGCATAAGTCGTTGGGTAGTACGCGGGTGGTGAAGGTCGAGAATGAGTCGAGGGGATCGGTTGAGGGTAAGGATGTTGTTGATTTGCTTCACCCACCTTTTAAGGCTATTAAATTTGCAGCGAGTCTTGTATAA